From Halapricum desulfuricans, a single genomic window includes:
- a CDS encoding aminotransferase class IV, whose product MQFHLDGKLVPEDEATVSVRDRGFAYGDGAFETLRAYGGTVLAWDAHADRLERTVAALGFAEAIPPREDLHERVHETLDANDLSDAYLKLSITRGVQPGKLTPAERVDPTIVVQVSPLPRGGLDGQDVWDEPASVQTVATRPVPDASIPADAKTHNYLDGILARLELRRRGGHRADEALMRDAGGHVVEGATSNLFFVDDGVLKTPSTDLPLLPGVTRSIVLQLADEEGLPVEAGRYTVGDVHGADEAFLTNTTWELRPVESLDDTPIGDGPMTALLARLYDQRVEHLCY is encoded by the coding sequence ATGCAGTTTCACCTCGACGGAAAACTCGTCCCCGAGGACGAGGCGACCGTCAGCGTCCGCGATCGGGGGTTCGCCTACGGCGACGGGGCTTTCGAGACGCTGCGGGCCTACGGCGGGACGGTCCTGGCGTGGGACGCCCACGCCGACCGCCTGGAGCGGACCGTCGCCGCGCTGGGCTTCGCGGAGGCGATTCCCCCGCGCGAGGACCTCCACGAACGGGTTCACGAGACGCTGGACGCGAACGATCTATCGGACGCCTACCTCAAACTCTCGATTACGCGCGGGGTCCAGCCCGGGAAGCTCACGCCCGCCGAACGGGTCGACCCGACGATCGTCGTTCAGGTATCGCCGCTCCCGCGTGGCGGCCTCGACGGCCAAGACGTCTGGGACGAGCCCGCCTCGGTTCAGACAGTGGCAACCCGTCCCGTGCCCGACGCGTCGATCCCGGCCGACGCGAAGACGCACAACTACCTCGACGGGATCCTCGCCCGACTGGAACTGCGACGGAGAGGCGGCCACCGGGCCGACGAGGCGCTCATGCGCGACGCAGGCGGTCACGTCGTCGAGGGCGCGACGAGCAACCTCTTTTTCGTCGACGACGGCGTTCTCAAGACTCCGTCGACCGACCTCCCGCTCCTGCCCGGCGTCACTCGATCGATCGTGCTCCAGCTCGCCGACGAAGAGGGCCTCCCCGTCGAGGCAGGCCGCTACACCGTCGGGGACGTGCACGGGGCCGACGAGGCGTTCCTGACGAACACGACCTGGGAACTCCGCCCGGTCGAGTCCCTTGACGACACCCCGATCGGCGACGGGCCGATGACCGCACTACTCGCTCGCCTCTACGACCAGCGGGTCGAACACCTGTGCTACTGA
- a CDS encoding dihydrolipoyl dehydrogenase family protein has translation MSTHVAIVGAYGSAGGAVAKQLADDPEVELTLIDDGDPGGGLCILRGCMPSKEVISAAKHRFAARRDDRLVGDPPEVDLERTVERKNEHTSNWAGHRRSGVESLAERENVELVRETATFVDDRVIEVGDRTIEPDYVVIATGSTPNVPPVDGIDDVTVNTSADVLDATEFGDSAVVLGLGYIGLELAPYLSEAGGMDVTAVDILPELLPEADDGFGEELADYYREEFDMDILLEAQASQVEETDDGGVRVTVEVDGDTEVVEADQLFAFTGRKPALDGLGVENTSLSPGEDWVGDTMQAADDERVFVVGDANGREPILHISKEQAATAATNIQAHREGGDLTEHDSTHHHVMFSGLARLPFVRVGHSADSAEAAGLDYVAVDSRAENDGVFKAKDASEGWARLVVAPDGTVLGYQGLHYHADAMAKTMQLAVEMELDVREIPNRAYHPTTPEILDALFRKATEKLAERE, from the coding sequence ATGAGTACTCACGTTGCGATTGTCGGTGCATACGGTAGTGCGGGCGGGGCGGTAGCCAAGCAACTCGCCGACGACCCGGAGGTCGAACTCACACTGATCGACGACGGTGACCCCGGCGGCGGACTCTGTATCCTCCGTGGCTGTATGCCTTCGAAGGAAGTCATCTCGGCGGCGAAACACCGGTTTGCGGCCCGGCGCGACGACCGTCTCGTCGGTGACCCCCCCGAGGTCGACCTCGAGCGGACGGTCGAGCGGAAGAACGAGCACACGTCCAACTGGGCTGGCCACCGACGGAGCGGTGTGGAGTCGCTCGCCGAGCGCGAGAACGTCGAACTCGTCCGGGAGACGGCGACGTTCGTCGACGATCGCGTGATCGAAGTCGGTGATCGGACGATCGAGCCCGATTACGTCGTGATCGCGACCGGCTCGACGCCAAACGTCCCGCCGGTCGACGGTATCGATGACGTGACTGTCAACACGAGCGCCGACGTGCTCGATGCGACCGAGTTCGGGGACTCGGCGGTCGTGCTCGGCCTGGGATACATCGGACTCGAACTTGCCCCCTACCTCAGCGAGGCTGGGGGCATGGACGTGACCGCGGTCGACATCCTCCCGGAACTGCTGCCCGAGGCGGACGACGGGTTCGGCGAGGAACTCGCCGACTACTACCGCGAGGAGTTCGACATGGACATCCTGCTCGAAGCCCAGGCGAGTCAGGTCGAGGAGACCGACGACGGCGGCGTCCGCGTCACCGTCGAGGTCGATGGCGACACTGAAGTCGTCGAAGCGGACCAACTGTTCGCGTTCACGGGTCGCAAGCCGGCGCTCGACGGCCTTGGCGTCGAGAACACGTCGCTGTCGCCCGGCGAGGACTGGGTCGGCGACACGATGCAGGCGGCCGATGACGAACGCGTGTTCGTCGTGGGTGACGCCAACGGCCGCGAACCGATCCTGCACATCTCGAAAGAGCAGGCCGCGACGGCCGCGACGAACATCCAGGCACACCGCGAAGGCGGCGACCTCACGGAGCACGACTCCACCCATCACCACGTCATGTTCTCCGGGCTCGCCAGATTGCCGTTCGTCCGCGTCGGCCACTCCGCCGACTCCGCCGAGGCGGCCGGACTCGACTACGTCGCCGTCGACTCCCGCGCCGAGAACGACGGTGTGTTCAAGGCCAAAGACGCCTCCGAGGGCTGGGCCCGGCTGGTCGTCGCGCCCGACGGGACCGTGCTGGGCTATCAGGGGTTGCACTACCACGCCGACGCGATGGCAAAGACGATGCAACTCGCCGTCGAGATGGAACTGGACGTCCGCGAGATCCCCAACCGGGCGTATCACCCCACCACGCCGGAGATCCTCGACGCGCTGTTCCGGAAAGCGACCGAGAAACTGGCCGAGCGCGAGTGA
- a CDS encoding UDP-N-acetyl glucosamine 2-epimerase → MPGELTIYEDRLARQMDAGEFVLAVVTATKPDFYKQAPVVTAARDAGVPAFVLHTGQHYDDVLGHGLAEYGIEDRVAVDLAIRGSLSEKTAQVHRRIDELTDTLEAQWPDTTVLPIVHGDTHAAGIVPQAWLFATNQAVAHNEAGLRGMSPDFENYEDVPAFVDAQWSGEWSINRAEPFPEQYDTFVGSAGSIYHFAPVELNREHLQREGYPAAVEGGERIPVVGNSVVDAIELKRDADLEESIFDIYPVLEARDDWIRVDIHRRANLLPERFRAIVEGVIGLVEDGYNVNFVELTATRKALEHYGYRDRLLELDDERENFLFTGLWKKHAHVYEFLTSGQCFAEFTDSGSMQEELNAIDEAICLTARFNTDRPETVFDAGTNLLVPPVDGEYVREMIEYVAETDAVREEIQTGPSLYGEDVGESIVEFLQEKREATPFDWAHERVGFETGKQDFEYL, encoded by the coding sequence ATGCCAGGCGAACTGACGATCTACGAGGACCGGCTCGCTCGTCAGATGGACGCGGGCGAGTTCGTCCTCGCGGTCGTGACGGCGACCAAGCCCGACTTCTACAAGCAGGCCCCGGTCGTCACGGCCGCCCGGGACGCGGGCGTTCCGGCCTTCGTTCTCCACACGGGCCAGCACTACGACGACGTGCTCGGTCACGGTCTCGCCGAGTACGGGATCGAGGACCGCGTCGCGGTCGATCTGGCGATCCGTGGCTCGCTCTCGGAGAAGACCGCGCAGGTCCACCGACGGATCGACGAACTCACCGATACGCTCGAAGCCCAATGGCCCGACACGACGGTCCTGCCGATCGTCCATGGGGACACCCACGCCGCCGGGATCGTCCCGCAGGCGTGGCTGTTCGCCACCAACCAGGCTGTCGCCCACAACGAGGCCGGCCTCCGCGGGATGTCGCCCGATTTCGAGAACTACGAGGACGTTCCCGCGTTCGTCGACGCCCAGTGGTCCGGGGAGTGGTCGATCAACCGCGCCGAGCCGTTCCCCGAGCAGTACGACACCTTCGTCGGGTCGGCGGGCTCGATCTATCACTTCGCGCCGGTCGAACTTAACCGCGAGCACCTCCAGCGCGAGGGGTATCCGGCCGCAGTCGAGGGCGGCGAGCGGATCCCCGTGGTCGGCAACAGCGTCGTCGACGCCATCGAGCTGAAACGCGACGCCGACCTCGAGGAGAGCATCTTCGACATCTACCCCGTCCTCGAAGCGCGCGACGACTGGATCCGCGTCGACATCCACCGCCGGGCGAACCTCCTGCCGGAGCGCTTCCGGGCCATCGTCGAGGGTGTGATCGGACTGGTCGAGGACGGCTACAACGTCAACTTCGTCGAGCTGACCGCGACCCGGAAGGCACTGGAACACTACGGCTATCGCGACCGACTGCTCGAACTCGACGACGAGCGCGAGAACTTCCTGTTTACCGGTCTCTGGAAGAAACACGCCCACGTCTACGAGTTTCTCACCTCCGGGCAGTGTTTCGCCGAGTTCACCGACTCCGGGAGTATGCAGGAAGAGCTCAACGCAATCGACGAGGCGATCTGCCTGACGGCGAGGTTCAATACCGATCGCCCGGAGACGGTCTTCGATGCGGGGACGAACCTGCTGGTCCCGCCGGTCGACGGCGAGTACGTCCGCGAGATGATCGAGTACGTCGCCGAGACCGACGCCGTCCGCGAGGAGATCCAGACTGGGCCGAGCCTCTACGGTGAGGACGTCGGCGAGTCGATCGTCGAGTTTCTACAGGAGAAACGCGAGGCGACGCCCTTCGACTGGGCCCACGAGCGCGTCGGCTTCGAGACGGGCAAGCAGGACTTCGAGTATCTCTAG
- a CDS encoding MATE family efflux transporter translates to MARFARNPIKGIIIGVGLVLHRFGLVDCERTRRTADLAWPRIVTGIARMSKNAVDVAMVGAALGQFAINGVGLAGPFWGLAFSIGGGVAAGTVALVSQRYGAERYDQMGQAIRSSAALVVVLTLPVTALFWLFPTELISLLTGDPRTIEYGSDYLKILGLGVPFAGLNLIGSRVYIGVDDAWTPMVVRAGGALANIAINAVLIFGLNMGVVGAAIGTVVSNAVVATVFAGSLVVGRLPATRAFPAEVALVSRYFDRETLSDLVTIGLPVAGRNSVWTVARFPMLAIVGMIGPTVLAAYIVVRRIWGLMNTPGWGFGLAASSLVGQELGAENEDAAESYGIEITRLAVAVYAVGAALTAIFATQLVQLFGVEPAGMAVAVGLIYAASISILPQAVKATIAGALDATGDTRWPFYSQALGMFAGAIPLAYLGATTPLGVWGLYLAFLAESGIPAVINYYRFATGKWRAISREYRPDAAPAND, encoded by the coding sequence GTGGCTCGCTTCGCACGCAATCCGATCAAGGGGATCATTATCGGCGTTGGACTTGTGTTGCACCGCTTTGGACTCGTCGACTGCGAGCGGACGCGCCGGACGGCCGATCTGGCGTGGCCGCGAATCGTCACGGGCATCGCCCGGATGTCGAAAAACGCCGTCGACGTGGCGATGGTCGGGGCCGCCCTCGGGCAGTTCGCCATCAACGGCGTCGGGCTCGCGGGACCGTTCTGGGGGCTGGCGTTCTCGATCGGCGGCGGAGTCGCCGCCGGCACGGTCGCGCTGGTCTCCCAGCGGTACGGTGCCGAACGCTACGACCAGATGGGGCAGGCGATCCGCTCCAGCGCCGCCCTCGTCGTCGTCCTGACGCTGCCGGTGACGGCGCTGTTCTGGCTGTTCCCGACGGAGTTGATCAGCCTGCTGACCGGCGATCCCAGAACGATCGAATACGGGAGCGATTACCTCAAGATCCTCGGGCTGGGCGTGCCCTTCGCGGGGCTGAACCTCATCGGCAGCCGGGTCTACATCGGTGTCGACGACGCCTGGACGCCGATGGTCGTCCGCGCCGGCGGTGCCCTGGCGAACATCGCGATCAACGCCGTGCTGATATTCGGGCTGAACATGGGCGTCGTCGGGGCGGCCATCGGGACGGTCGTCTCGAACGCCGTCGTCGCGACCGTCTTCGCCGGAAGTCTCGTCGTGGGCCGATTGCCCGCGACCAGAGCGTTCCCGGCCGAGGTCGCTCTCGTCAGTCGCTATTTCGATCGGGAGACGCTGTCGGATCTAGTGACCATCGGGCTGCCGGTCGCCGGGCGAAACAGCGTCTGGACGGTCGCGCGCTTCCCGATGCTGGCGATCGTCGGTATGATCGGCCCGACGGTGCTGGCGGCGTACATCGTCGTCCGACGCATCTGGGGGCTGATGAACACGCCCGGCTGGGGCTTCGGACTGGCCGCCTCGAGTCTGGTCGGCCAAGAACTCGGCGCCGAAAACGAGGACGCGGCCGAATCCTACGGGATCGAAATCACGCGGCTGGCCGTGGCCGTCTACGCGGTGGGTGCGGCGCTAACCGCGATCTTCGCGACGCAACTCGTCCAACTGTTCGGCGTCGAGCCGGCCGGGATGGCAGTCGCAGTCGGGCTGATCTACGCCGCGAGCATCTCTATTCTCCCCCAGGCAGTCAAGGCGACCATCGCAGGGGCCCTCGACGCGACCGGCGACACCCGCTGGCCATTTTACAGTCAGGCCCTGGGGATGTTCGCCGGCGCGATCCCACTTGCGTATCTCGGCGCGACGACGCCGCTTGGCGTCTGGGGGCTGTATCTGGCCTTTTTGGCCGAGAGCGGGATTCCAGCCGTGATCAACTACTACCGCTTCGCGACGGGCAAGTGGCGCGCGATCAGCCGGGAATACCGGCCTGACGCCGCGCCCGCGAACGACTAG
- a CDS encoding metallophosphoesterase, giving the protein MGVEPIPDAPAAVADTGPERALVVADYHAGLEAQLRREGVELDPADEQRRVRLLSLLAETGPDRLVLLGDLATTIGEPTGEERSEIETLLEAVDVPVTIVKGNHDGEIESIVEDIGGVTVTDSEGTRLGSVGFAHGHTWPGPAVLEAEIVCVAHEHPVVRLEDEVGGARAERVWLRGRIEPKPFREQHGDQLGEISAELVVCPAFNDRSGGTWVNVDGRDFLSPFLPEGLADGEAYLLDGTRLGPYRRL; this is encoded by the coding sequence ATGGGCGTCGAACCGATCCCCGACGCGCCCGCCGCGGTCGCCGACACCGGTCCGGAGCGCGCGCTCGTCGTCGCGGACTACCACGCCGGTCTGGAGGCACAGCTCCGTCGGGAGGGTGTCGAACTCGACCCCGCCGACGAGCAGCGCCGCGTTCGACTCCTGTCGCTGCTTGCCGAGACTGGCCCGGACCGACTCGTCCTGCTGGGCGATCTCGCGACCACGATCGGCGAACCCACGGGCGAGGAGCGCAGCGAAATCGAGACGCTTCTGGAGGCCGTCGACGTGCCGGTCACGATCGTCAAGGGCAACCACGACGGCGAGATCGAGTCGATCGTCGAAGATATCGGCGGCGTCACCGTCACCGACAGCGAGGGGACGCGACTCGGCTCGGTCGGGTTCGCCCACGGTCACACCTGGCCCGGGCCGGCCGTCCTCGAAGCCGAGATCGTCTGCGTCGCCCACGAACACCCGGTCGTCCGACTGGAAGACGAGGTCGGCGGCGCTCGCGCAGAGCGAGTGTGGCTCCGGGGGAGGATCGAACCGAAGCCGTTCCGCGAGCAGCACGGCGATCAGCTGGGCGAGATATCGGCGGAGCTGGTCGTCTGCCCCGCGTTCAACGATCGCTCCGGCGGGACGTGGGTCAACGTCGACGGGCGGGACTTCCTCTCGCCGTTTCTGCCAGAAGGACTGGCCGACGGCGAGGCGTACCTGCTGGATGGCACGCGGCTCGGTCCGTATCGGCGGCTGTGA
- a CDS encoding Single-stranded DNA binding protein yields the protein MNLDNEAEELASTLGVDKTEVKRDLENLVSYSVPLEEAKQSLRRKYGDGDDGSGPEPESKDLAEITPEDSNVTVTGRVLSVGKRSIRYQGADHTIFEGEIADETGKLSYTAWEDFDLEPGETIQAGNAGVREWEDSAELNLGESTSVEKLEETLQVPYEIGGDAALIDLEPGDRGVNAEVTVLECDRKVIDGRDGETEILSGVLADETARLPFTDWDPHSEIETGESVRIENTYVREFRGAPSVNVSEFSTVETLDRTVEATESAPRLSIRDALESGGMFDVEIVGDAIAVRDGSGLIERCPECGRIVQNGQCRTHGQVEPVEDLRTKAILDDGTGTVTAILDDELTAEIYGGDVDDAREHARDAMDKEVVADAIREAIVGRSFRVRGTLSIDEYGANLNATDFAAITDDPADRAAALLSEVDA from the coding sequence ATGAATCTCGACAACGAGGCCGAGGAACTCGCCTCCACCCTCGGCGTAGACAAAACGGAGGTCAAGCGCGATCTGGAGAACCTGGTGTCTTACAGCGTCCCGCTGGAGGAGGCCAAGCAGAGTCTCCGCCGGAAGTACGGCGACGGGGATGACGGCTCCGGTCCCGAGCCCGAGAGCAAGGATCTGGCCGAGATCACACCGGAGGATTCGAACGTCACCGTCACCGGACGAGTCCTCTCGGTCGGCAAGCGGTCGATCCGGTATCAGGGTGCCGATCACACGATCTTCGAGGGCGAGATCGCCGACGAGACGGGGAAACTGTCCTATACCGCGTGGGAGGACTTCGATCTCGAACCCGGAGAGACGATCCAGGCAGGCAACGCCGGCGTTCGCGAGTGGGAGGACAGCGCCGAGTTGAACCTCGGCGAATCGACCAGCGTCGAGAAGCTCGAGGAGACGCTCCAGGTTCCCTACGAGATCGGCGGCGACGCGGCGTTGATCGATCTCGAACCCGGCGATCGCGGCGTGAACGCCGAAGTGACCGTCCTCGAATGCGACCGGAAGGTGATCGACGGCCGCGACGGCGAGACCGAGATTCTCAGCGGCGTGCTCGCCGACGAGACGGCACGGCTGCCCTTCACGGACTGGGACCCGCATTCGGAGATCGAGACCGGCGAGTCGGTTCGAATCGAAAACACCTACGTGCGGGAGTTCCGGGGCGCACCGTCGGTCAACGTCTCGGAGTTCTCGACGGTCGAGACGCTCGATCGGACGGTCGAAGCGACCGAGTCGGCGCCGCGATTGTCGATCCGGGACGCGCTCGAATCCGGCGGGATGTTCGACGTCGAGATCGTCGGGGACGCGATCGCCGTCCGTGACGGCTCGGGGCTGATCGAGCGGTGTCCGGAGTGTGGCCGGATCGTCCAGAACGGCCAGTGTCGAACTCACGGGCAGGTCGAGCCCGTCGAGGACCTCCGGACGAAAGCGATCCTCGACGACGGTACCGGCACTGTCACGGCGATCCTCGACGACGAACTCACCGCCGAGATCTACGGCGGGGATGTCGACGACGCTCGCGAACACGCGCGCGACGCGATGGACAAGGAGGTCGTCGCGGACGCGATCCGCGAGGCGATCGTCGGACGGTCGTTCCGGGTTCGCGGCACGTTGAGCATCGACGAATACGGCGCGAACCTGAACGCGACGGACTTCGCGGCGATCACCGACGATCCGGCCGATCGTGCCGCGGCCCTGCTCTCGGAGGTGGACGCATGA
- a CDS encoding universal stress protein, with the protein MYDRILLPTDGSEEMGPVIEHAVSLADHHDATLHALYALDTASLNSLPMETSWETISSLLEEEGTSALEAVDGHASDIDIEREIVEGSPSRRIVQYADDEDMDLIVMGTHGRGGINRLLLGSVAERVVRTSSVPVLTVRVETDG; encoded by the coding sequence ATGTACGATCGAATACTCCTGCCGACCGACGGCTCCGAGGAAATGGGACCCGTCATCGAGCACGCGGTGTCGCTGGCCGATCACCACGATGCGACGCTGCACGCGCTGTACGCCCTCGATACGGCTTCTCTCAACAGTCTCCCGATGGAGACGTCCTGGGAGACGATCTCGTCACTGCTCGAAGAGGAGGGGACGAGCGCGCTCGAGGCGGTCGACGGGCACGCCAGTGATATCGACATCGAACGCGAGATCGTGGAGGGGTCGCCGAGTCGCCGGATCGTTCAGTACGCCGACGACGAGGACATGGATCTGATCGTCATGGGGACGCACGGCCGTGGCGGGATCAACCGTCTGCTGTTGGGTAGCGTCGCCGAACGCGTCGTTCGAACGTCGTCAGTGCCCGTCCTCACTGTCCGGGTCGAAACCGACGGCTGA
- a CDS encoding DUF4380 domain-containing protein, translating to MSGIEIERVTYEGWEECIRITNGQIELVATTDIGPRIVDFRQTDGENVFFLDESATGTTGDDGWELYGGHRLWHSPESDPRTYQPDNEPIAAEVTERGCRLVQPVEAETGVRKAIEIEMAEDEPAVELTHELTNEGAWSVELAPWAISVCKPGGTAVVPFPDGDPDELLPDRSLVFWPSTDIGDERLSYVDDHVLVEQADGPELKIGANGREGWTAYVNDGQAFIKTFEHDSGKTYPDRGASIEVFMLDFMLELETLGPLVELDPGETASHTERWHLVDGVTQPEEGADAAALTPE from the coding sequence ATGTCAGGGATAGAAATCGAGCGCGTCACTTACGAAGGTTGGGAGGAATGTATTCGGATCACCAACGGTCAGATCGAGCTCGTCGCGACGACGGACATCGGCCCGCGGATCGTCGATTTCCGGCAGACCGATGGGGAGAACGTCTTTTTTCTCGACGAGAGCGCGACGGGTACGACCGGGGACGACGGCTGGGAGCTGTACGGTGGCCACCGCCTGTGGCACAGTCCGGAAAGCGATCCGAGGACCTATCAACCCGACAACGAGCCGATCGCGGCCGAGGTGACCGAACGTGGTTGTCGGCTCGTCCAGCCAGTCGAGGCGGAAACCGGGGTCCGGAAAGCGATCGAGATCGAAATGGCCGAGGACGAACCCGCCGTCGAGCTCACCCACGAGCTAACCAACGAGGGAGCCTGGAGCGTCGAACTCGCGCCGTGGGCGATATCCGTCTGCAAACCCGGCGGAACGGCAGTCGTTCCGTTCCCGGACGGCGACCCCGACGAGTTGCTGCCCGACCGATCGCTGGTGTTCTGGCCGAGTACCGACATCGGCGACGAGCGGTTGTCGTACGTCGACGACCACGTCCTCGTCGAGCAGGCCGACGGCCCGGAACTGAAGATCGGTGCCAACGGACGGGAGGGGTGGACCGCTTACGTCAACGACGGCCAGGCGTTTATCAAGACCTTCGAGCACGATTCCGGGAAGACCTATCCCGATCGGGGGGCTTCTATCGAGGTCTTCATGCTCGATTTCATGCTCGAGCTGGAAACGCTGGGGCCGCTGGTCGAACTCGATCCCGGCGAGACTGCCAGCCACACCGAGCGGTGGCACCTCGTCGATGGGGTCACACAACCGGAAGAGGGTGCCGACGCCGCGGCGCTCACACCGGAGTGA
- a CDS encoding transcription initiation factor IIB: MYRQSYSKRDGGIGSCPECGGRIVSECEVVCRDCGVVLDASPTDRRPRPTRPQARDGGRATGAPLTPVHANRRLSSYIGRRRDARGSPVSPRARRQLERQRTQQRRAARGANKQTLQPGLAEIARVCAALEATTTVRESASVLFRQALAENLLYGRAYESIAGATVYLGARRARFVRTLTEVASVSRCPNNSVRRDVRFLQRELAITAGPISPVAYLPRLQSTLGVDDRLLRQSRQLLGVVTERNLHSGRDPKGVAAGAVYTVARLEGGKTMLSQREVATAADVTAETVRTRFDEFEPLCPDVNDRDGTRTPSSTGAHGSGDTQTADGD, encoded by the coding sequence ATGTATCGACAGTCATATTCGAAGCGGGACGGCGGGATCGGCAGCTGTCCGGAATGCGGCGGTCGAATCGTCAGCGAGTGCGAGGTCGTCTGTCGGGACTGCGGGGTCGTCCTCGACGCGTCACCGACGGATCGGCGGCCGCGACCAACGCGGCCGCAGGCACGCGATGGGGGTCGTGCCACGGGTGCGCCACTGACACCGGTGCACGCGAATCGCCGCCTCTCGTCGTACATCGGACGACGACGAGACGCGCGCGGAAGCCCCGTCTCTCCGCGGGCACGACGACAGCTGGAGCGACAGCGGACACAGCAGCGACGGGCCGCTCGCGGGGCGAACAAACAGACACTCCAGCCCGGGCTCGCCGAGATCGCACGCGTCTGTGCTGCGCTCGAAGCGACCACGACCGTCCGGGAGAGCGCGAGCGTGCTGTTCCGGCAGGCGCTCGCGGAGAACCTGCTATACGGACGCGCGTACGAGTCTATCGCCGGAGCGACGGTCTATCTCGGAGCGAGGAGAGCGCGATTCGTTCGGACGCTGACGGAAGTCGCGAGCGTGAGTCGATGTCCGAACAACAGCGTCAGACGGGACGTGCGGTTCCTCCAGCGTGAACTGGCGATCACGGCTGGACCGATATCACCGGTGGCGTACCTCCCGCGACTGCAATCGACGCTCGGAGTAGACGATCGACTCCTCAGACAGTCCCGGCAACTGCTGGGGGTCGTCACTGAGCGGAACCTCCACAGCGGGCGGGACCCGAAGGGCGTCGCCGCCGGGGCCGTCTACACCGTCGCACGGCTCGAAGGGGGGAAGACGATGCTCAGTCAGCGCGAAGTCGCGACAGCAGCCGACGTGACCGCGGAGACCGTCCGAACGCGGTTCGACGAGTTCGAACCGCTGTGTCCCGACGTCAACGACAGAGACGGGACACGAACCCCGTCGTCGACCGGAGCACACGGCAGCGGCGACACACAAACCGCTGACGGCGATTGA
- a CDS encoding bacteriorhodopsin, whose translation MSQPISATVLAASQQDLFKHVLNDPLLGSSIYINIALAGLTLLLFAYMARDLVDPRAKLIVVSVMGVSAVSIASYTGLASGLTIGVLQMPEGHAMYEATTELAHSGETVDGTVSLWGRYLTWAFSTPLLLLALGLIAGSNLTKIFTAIAFDVGIMITGLAAALTTSSYPMRWAWYGISVAFFLVVVYILLFEWPADAREAGTEEIFNTLKLLTVVLWFGYTIWWALGNEGLAIIESVGITSWGYSAFDIVAKYLFSFLVVKYVVDNVEKVSGGDDYGATISGQPADD comes from the coding sequence ATGTCACAGCCCATTTCGGCCACTGTCTTGGCGGCGAGTCAGCAGGACCTGTTCAAACACGTGCTAAACGACCCGCTCCTCGGGAGTTCGATCTACATCAATATTGCACTCGCGGGGCTAACGCTGCTGTTGTTCGCGTATATGGCACGGGACCTCGTCGACCCGCGTGCCAAATTGATCGTCGTCTCGGTGATGGGCGTCTCGGCCGTCTCGATCGCCAGCTATACCGGGCTCGCTTCGGGCCTGACGATCGGCGTCTTGCAGATGCCCGAGGGACATGCCATGTACGAGGCGACGACGGAACTGGCCCACAGCGGCGAGACCGTCGACGGAACAGTCAGCCTCTGGGGTCGGTATCTGACGTGGGCGTTCTCGACGCCGCTACTCTTGCTCGCGCTCGGCCTCATCGCGGGATCGAACCTCACGAAGATCTTCACAGCGATCGCCTTCGACGTCGGGATCATGATCACTGGCCTCGCCGCCGCGCTGACCACGTCGTCGTACCCCATGCGATGGGCCTGGTACGGCATCAGCGTCGCGTTCTTCCTCGTGGTGGTCTACATTCTGCTGTTCGAGTGGCCAGCGGACGCCAGAGAGGCGGGGACCGAGGAGATATTCAACACGCTGAAGCTCCTGACGGTCGTGCTGTGGTTCGGGTACACGATCTGGTGGGCGCTCGGCAACGAGGGGCTGGCGATCATCGAATCGGTCGGGATCACCTCCTGGGGCTACAGCGCTTTCGACATCGTCGCGAAGTACCTCTTCTCGTTCCTGGTGGTGAAGTACGTCGTCGACAACGTCGAGAAAGTCAGCGGCGGCGACGACTACGGTGCCACGATCTCCGGTCAGCCCGCTGACGACTGA